From the Lolium rigidum isolate FL_2022 chromosome 2, APGP_CSIRO_Lrig_0.1, whole genome shotgun sequence genome, one window contains:
- the LOC124689096 gene encoding uncharacterized protein LOC124689096 yields MWHTGLGKYYGLRAEISVWGSPDQQYSQESGAAIQMYCEDAGHYSLIEAGFHVSPSLYHNRDVRFFTYSTKDTKSAGCYNSDCAGFVPAKGAALVPGQAVAPPSIYGEADHYARISLNEDPNSGEWVLYRHDLGEPSFLGHFPREFCPTKSRIQALTGFVNYLKTASGPPMGSGHFPDDMDVKRSAYFKHVKMYDSGGHAWDPHTTRVIDFVDKRDCYRATGLVMDFNKGYTFYYGGPSGCVG; encoded by the exons ATGTGGCACACAGGGCTAGGGAAATACTATGGTCTTCGAGCTGAAATAAGTGTATGGGGTTCGCCAGATCAACAATACTCTCAAGAGTCTGGAGCAGCCATACAGATGTACTGTGAAGATGCGGGACATTACAGCTTAATTGAAGCTGGATTTCAT GTTTCCCCGTCTTTGTACCATAATAGAGATGTTCGCTTCTTTACATACTCAACA AAAGATACTAAATCAGCGGGATGCTACAACTCAGATTGTGCGGGATTTGTTCCCGCAAAAGGAGCCGCGCTAGTGCCTGGCCAAGCAGTTGCTCCCCCCTCAATTTATGGCGAAGCTGACCACTACGCCAGGATTAGCTTAAACGAG GATCCAAATTCTGGGGAATGGGTGTTGTACCGGCACGATTTAGGAGAACCATCATTCTTGGGGCATTTTCCAAGAGAGTTTTGCCCAACAAAATCACGCATACAAGCGTTAACCGGATTCGTGAATTACCTAAAAACCGCATCGGGTCCTCCAATGGGCAGCGGTCACTTCCCTGATGATATGGACGTAAAGAGATCGGCGTATTTCAAGCATGTAAAGATGTACGACTCCGGGGGTCACGCGTGGGACCCACATACCACGCGAGTGATCGATTTTGTTGACAAGCGGGACTGCTACCGGGCAACTGGGTTAGTTATGGACTTCAATAAGGGCTACACGTTTTACTATGGTGGACCAAGTGGTTGTGTTGGTTGA